Proteins from a genomic interval of Burkholderia cepacia GG4:
- a CDS encoding NADP-dependent malic enzyme encodes MPSNSHSNPPVTRHMSTQASSKAKLREAALDYHEFPTPGKIAIAPTKQMINQRDLALAYSPGVAYACEEIVENPLNAARFTARSNLVGVVTNGTAVLGLGNIGPLASKPVMEGKAVLFKKFAGIDVFDIELNESDPHKLVDVIAALEPTFGGINLEDIKAPDCFIVERECRKRMKIPVFHDDQHGTAIVVAAAVTNGLKVVNKDIKKVKLVASGAGAAALACLDLLVDIGLPLENITVTDLAGVVYKGRTELMDPDKERFARETEARTLAEVIDGADIFLGLSAAGVLKPEMVKGMAERPLILALANPTPEILPEAALEVRPDAILATGRTDYPNQVNNVLCFPFIFRGALDVGATTITREMEIAAVNAIAELAQHEQSDIVATAYGIQDLSFGPEYLIPKPFDPRLIVKIAPAVAQAAMDGGVATRPIEDMEAYRVHLQQFVYHSGTTMKPIFQIARAAPEEKKRVVFAEGEEERVLRAVQIIVDEKLAKPILIGRPSVIEHRIQRYGLRLNPGVDFTVVNTEHDERYRDFWQTYYKLMARKGISEQLARVEMRRRTTLIGAMLVKKGEADGMICGTISTTHRHLHFIDQVIGKRDGCSVYAAMNGLVLPGRQIFLVDTHVNVDPTPEQLAEITIMAAEEVRRFGIEPKVALLSHSNFGTSNAPSAKKMRDTLAILQERAPELKVDGEMHGDVALDAALRREILPESTLEGEANLLILPNIDAANIAYNLLKTAAGNNIAIGPILLGAAQPVHVLTESATVRRIVNMAALLVADVNATR; translated from the coding sequence ATGCCGTCGAACAGTCATTCTAATCCGCCCGTCACGAGACACATGTCGACCCAAGCCTCCTCCAAAGCCAAGCTCCGCGAAGCCGCCCTCGACTATCACGAATTCCCGACGCCGGGGAAGATCGCGATCGCGCCGACCAAGCAGATGATCAACCAGCGCGACCTCGCGCTCGCGTATTCGCCGGGTGTCGCGTATGCGTGCGAGGAGATCGTCGAGAATCCGCTGAACGCCGCGCGCTTTACCGCGCGCAGCAACCTGGTCGGCGTCGTCACGAACGGCACGGCAGTGCTCGGTCTCGGCAACATCGGGCCGCTGGCGTCGAAGCCGGTGATGGAAGGCAAGGCGGTACTGTTCAAGAAGTTTGCCGGCATCGACGTGTTCGACATCGAACTGAACGAATCGGACCCGCACAAGCTGGTCGACGTGATCGCCGCGCTGGAGCCGACCTTCGGCGGGATCAACCTGGAAGACATCAAGGCGCCCGACTGCTTCATCGTCGAGCGCGAGTGCCGCAAGCGGATGAAGATTCCGGTGTTCCACGACGACCAGCACGGCACCGCGATCGTCGTGGCTGCAGCCGTCACGAACGGGCTGAAGGTCGTCAACAAGGACATCAAGAAGGTCAAGCTCGTCGCCTCCGGCGCGGGTGCGGCCGCGCTCGCGTGTCTCGACCTGCTGGTCGACATCGGCCTGCCGCTCGAGAACATCACGGTGACCGACCTGGCCGGCGTGGTCTACAAGGGCCGCACCGAGCTGATGGATCCGGACAAGGAGCGTTTCGCCCGCGAAACGGAAGCCCGGACGCTGGCCGAAGTGATCGACGGCGCGGACATCTTCCTCGGCCTGTCGGCTGCCGGCGTGCTGAAGCCGGAAATGGTGAAGGGCATGGCCGAGCGCCCGCTGATCCTCGCGCTCGCGAACCCGACGCCGGAAATCCTGCCGGAAGCGGCGCTCGAAGTGCGCCCCGACGCGATCCTCGCGACCGGCCGCACCGACTACCCGAACCAGGTCAACAACGTCCTGTGCTTCCCGTTCATCTTCCGCGGCGCGCTCGACGTCGGCGCGACGACGATCACGCGTGAAATGGAGATCGCGGCCGTCAACGCGATCGCCGAGCTCGCGCAGCACGAGCAGAGCGACATCGTCGCGACTGCATACGGCATTCAGGACCTGTCGTTCGGGCCCGAATACCTGATCCCGAAGCCGTTCGATCCGCGCCTGATCGTGAAGATCGCGCCGGCCGTCGCGCAGGCCGCGATGGACGGCGGCGTCGCGACGCGCCCGATCGAGGACATGGAGGCGTACCGCGTCCATCTGCAGCAGTTCGTGTATCACAGCGGCACGACGATGAAGCCGATCTTCCAGATCGCGCGCGCCGCGCCGGAAGAGAAGAAGCGTGTTGTGTTCGCGGAAGGCGAAGAAGAGCGCGTGTTGCGTGCCGTTCAGATCATCGTCGACGAGAAACTGGCCAAGCCGATCCTGATCGGCCGCCCGTCGGTGATCGAGCACCGTATCCAGCGCTACGGCCTGCGCCTGAATCCGGGCGTCGACTTCACGGTCGTCAACACCGAGCACGACGAGCGCTATCGCGATTTCTGGCAGACGTACTACAAACTGATGGCGCGCAAGGGCATCAGCGAGCAGCTCGCGCGCGTCGAGATGCGCCGCCGCACGACGCTGATCGGCGCGATGCTGGTGAAGAAGGGCGAAGCGGACGGGATGATCTGCGGCACGATCAGCACCACGCACCGCCACCTGCACTTCATCGACCAGGTGATCGGCAAGCGCGACGGCTGCAGCGTGTACGCGGCGATGAACGGCCTCGTGCTGCCGGGCCGCCAGATCTTCCTCGTCGACACGCACGTGAACGTCGATCCGACCCCGGAGCAACTGGCCGAGATCACGATCATGGCGGCGGAAGAAGTGCGCCGCTTCGGCATCGAGCCGAAGGTCGCGCTGCTGTCGCACTCGAACTTCGGCACGAGCAACGCGCCTTCGGCGAAGAAGATGCGCGATACGCTCGCGATCCTGCAAGAACGTGCGCCGGAACTGAAGGTGGACGGCGAAATGCACGGCGACGTCGCGCTCGACGCGGCGCTGCGCAGGGAAATCCTGCCGGAATCGACGCTGGAAGGCGAAGCGAACCTGCTGATCCTGCCGAACATCGATGCCGCGAACATCGCGTACAACCTGCTGAAGACGGCCGCCGGCAACAACATCGCGATCGGGCCGATCCTGCTGGGCGCGGCCCAGCCGGTGCACGTGCTGACCGAATCGGCGACCGTTCGCCGCATCGTCAACATGGCGGCGCTGCTGGTCGCCGACGTGAACGCCACGCGCTGA
- the thiL gene encoding thiamine-phosphate kinase, translating to MPAALSEFSLIERFFTRRAAQGARASTLGIGDDCALITPRSGKLLAISTDMLVEGRHFFPDVAPDALGHKTLAVNLSDLAAMGAEPRAFTLACALPRADSAWLEAFSNGLFALAERFGCELIGGDTTSGPLNLCVTVFGEVAPDAALRRDAARDGDDVWVSGTLGDARAGLGVARGEWAAGAVEAAAFRRALERPEPRIALGLALAGVAHAALDLSDGLAGDLQHILTRSNVRADIDADAVPRSAALATLPADVQRRCTLAGGDDYELCFTAPVAARAAVEAAGASAGVPVTRIGTIRALSSPAEQPAIAWRDAAGAPLTLTLHGFDHFHAD from the coding sequence GTGCCAGCCGCCCTTTCCGAGTTTTCGCTGATCGAACGCTTCTTCACGCGCCGTGCCGCGCAGGGCGCCCGCGCGTCGACGCTCGGCATCGGCGACGATTGCGCGCTGATCACGCCCCGATCCGGGAAATTGCTGGCCATTTCGACGGACATGCTGGTGGAGGGCCGCCACTTCTTCCCCGATGTAGCGCCCGACGCGCTCGGCCACAAGACACTCGCGGTCAACCTGTCGGACCTCGCGGCGATGGGCGCAGAGCCGCGCGCGTTCACGCTCGCGTGCGCGTTGCCGCGCGCCGACTCGGCGTGGCTCGAGGCATTCAGCAACGGTCTGTTCGCGCTCGCCGAGCGGTTCGGCTGCGAACTGATCGGCGGCGACACGACGAGCGGGCCGCTGAACCTGTGCGTGACCGTGTTCGGCGAAGTCGCGCCGGATGCGGCGCTGCGACGCGATGCCGCGCGCGACGGGGACGACGTGTGGGTGTCCGGCACGCTCGGCGACGCACGCGCGGGCCTCGGCGTCGCGCGCGGCGAATGGGCGGCCGGCGCGGTCGAAGCGGCCGCGTTCCGGCGCGCACTCGAGCGGCCCGAACCGCGCATCGCGCTCGGCCTGGCGCTTGCCGGCGTCGCGCACGCGGCGCTCGACCTTTCCGACGGTCTTGCCGGCGACCTGCAGCACATCCTGACGCGCTCGAACGTGCGCGCCGACATCGACGCCGACGCGGTGCCGCGCTCCGCGGCGCTCGCGACGCTGCCGGCCGACGTGCAGCGCCGCTGCACGCTGGCTGGCGGCGACGACTACGAGCTGTGCTTCACCGCGCCGGTCGCGGCCCGCGCGGCGGTCGAGGCAGCCGGCGCAAGCGCCGGCGTACCGGTCACGCGAATCGGTACAATACGCGCGTTGTCCTCGCCGGCGGAGCAGCCCGCGATCGCGTGGCGCGATGCCGCCGGCGCGCCCCTGACCCTCACGTTGCACGGTTTCGACCACTTCCATGCAGACTGA
- a CDS encoding phosphatidylglycerophosphatase A, translating into MQTDPTPAQPAAAPDAARNTPPRVTVRFMLSHPAHIVSLGFGSGLAPFMPGTFGSLFGWLTFVVLNRYLTVPQWWALIAVGFVAGTWITGFTARRMGTTDPGPVVWDEIVAIWLVMLFVTPATFVGQLWAFVVFRCFDMLKPPPIRYFDRRVKGGLGIMVDDLIAAFMTLLVIALWRSVIG; encoded by the coding sequence ATGCAGACTGACCCGACGCCCGCGCAACCCGCGGCCGCGCCCGACGCCGCCCGCAACACGCCGCCGCGCGTCACTGTGCGCTTCATGCTGTCGCACCCGGCGCACATCGTGTCGCTCGGCTTCGGCAGCGGGCTCGCGCCGTTCATGCCCGGCACGTTCGGCTCGCTGTTCGGCTGGCTGACGTTCGTCGTGCTCAACCGCTATCTGACGGTGCCGCAATGGTGGGCGCTGATCGCGGTCGGGTTCGTCGCCGGCACGTGGATCACCGGTTTCACCGCGCGCAGGATGGGCACGACCGATCCGGGCCCCGTCGTCTGGGACGAAATCGTCGCGATCTGGCTCGTGATGCTTTTCGTCACGCCGGCGACCTTCGTCGGCCAGCTGTGGGCCTTCGTCGTGTTCCGCTGCTTCGACATGCTCAAGCCGCCGCCGATCCGCTATTTCGACCGCCGCGTGAAAGGCGGGCTCGGCATCATGGTCGACGACCTGATCGCCGCGTTCATGACGCTGCTCGTGATCGCCCTGTGGCGCTCCGTCATCGGCTGA
- a CDS encoding CinA family protein: MPTDSVVHQLAIRAGNKLRDEHLSLATAESCTGGMIAAAITDISGSSQWFERGFVTYSNQAKTEMIGVPPDLIDKHGAVSEPVARAMAEGALRNSRAQVALSVTGIAGPAGGSEKKPVGTVSFGWSNRLHTDVETLVFKGDREQIRTQAAAHALRGLLKLLDEREG, translated from the coding sequence ATGCCAACCGATTCCGTCGTCCACCAGCTTGCGATCCGCGCAGGCAACAAGCTGCGTGACGAGCACCTGTCGCTCGCCACCGCCGAATCCTGCACGGGCGGCATGATCGCCGCCGCGATCACCGACATCTCCGGCAGCAGCCAGTGGTTCGAGCGCGGCTTCGTCACCTATTCGAACCAGGCCAAGACCGAGATGATCGGCGTGCCGCCCGACCTGATCGACAAACACGGCGCCGTCAGCGAACCGGTCGCGCGCGCGATGGCTGAAGGCGCGCTGCGCAACAGCCGCGCGCAGGTCGCGCTGTCCGTCACCGGCATCGCCGGCCCGGCAGGCGGCAGCGAGAAGAAGCCGGTCGGCACCGTGTCGTTCGGGTGGAGCAACCGGTTGCATACCGACGTCGAGACACTCGTGTTCAAGGGCGACCGCGAGCAGATCCGCACGCAGGCGGCCGCACATGCGCTGCGCGGGCTGCTGAAGCTGCTCGACGAGCGCGAAGGCTGA